The nucleotide window TCTAATAAAAACATTCGATTGGCTTGGAAAAGAGTATGGTGATAATCTTGAAGTAACGGTATCTACTGCAGGCCTAGTAAATAAAATATATGAACTTGCTGAACTAAATTATCCTTTTAGTATCGATTTGCAGATATCATTACATTCTACTGATCAGTATTTGAGAAATAAGTTAATGCCAGGTTTAAGAGACAATATTAAAGATATTATTAATGCATCTGAATATTATGCTAGGAAGGTTAAAAGAAAGGTCTGCATTAATTACTTATTGCTTAATAATGTTAATGATAGTGAGAAAGAGCTAAGGGCCTTACATAAATTATTGAACCCAAAATATCATTATGTAAAATTATCAGAAATAAATTCTAATAGCTCACACTTTAGTAAGCCTCCCGATAGCAAATATAAAATATTTTATAATTTCCTTTTAAGTAAAAATATTGAGACAAAATTGTTTAAAAGCAAAGGTGTTGACATCGGAGCTGGATGTGGGCAATTATCTGCAGCAGAGGATATAAGGTTAACATCTTTAAATTATAATAGAACAAATTCGAAGAAAATCAATACAGTATTTTAATTATATGAGTATTGATTTATGAGAAAAATTCTCTTCTATATTATTTCCCTCCTCTCTTTTTCCCTTCTAAACGCCCAACAAGAAGCAACAACATCTGATGGAAAGAAAGTAATCCTCTTTGAGGATGGAACCTGGCAATATGCTGTTTACATTACTGAAATAAAACCCGTACATATTGATTTCCTTGAAATCCCGGAAAATCCCTCTTCTTGCCAAATGGTGGTTCATGCAGGGTATACTCTTTCATATAATGAGGAGCATGAGCAGGCCAATTGGGTGGCTTATGAATTGACTGA belongs to Candidatus Edwardsbacteria bacterium and includes:
- a CDS encoding radical SAM protein → MGTLTNYKISSDGSKKYIWETEDGLHYESALVDLDYRTPNKVICVSSAIGCTIGCKFCKTGQKYHRNLNNREIIEQIENIIQHDRLKSASSSKMFEISFMAMGEPLLNYNNLIKTFDWLGKEYGDNLEVTVSTAGLVNKIYELAELNYPFSIDLQISLHSTDQYLRNKLMPGLRDNIKDIINASEYYARKVKRKVCINYLLLNNVNDSEKELRALHKLLNPKYHYVKLSEINSNSSHFSKPPDSKYKIFYNFLLSKNIETKLFKSKGVDIGAGCGQLSAAEDIRLTSLNYNRTNSKKINTVF